TTTTTCCTCCTTTGCCCCTATGCTAACACAAGATGGGCGTATAGTCTAGAGGTCGCAGGTCCGTGGTGTCAAGTAGCAAACGAAGGAATCAGAGAATCTCACCGGTCCAAGCTCGTGGACCAGCTTACAGTATACACCCGCCTGTGAAAGTTCTGTAAAAAGATGCTGGATCTCCCCCAGGGTCCGTACACGGCTCCTGGGGTGGTGTAGAATGCCCGAGGACCCCCGATGGGCCAAGGTCAGCCCGAAGGGCTACCTTGCGGGCTCAAAGCGCGGGGCCTAGGAGGTAAAGCATGGCTAAGGTTAGGCTGGAGCACGTTTGGAAGCGCTTCGGCAAGGTGGTGGCGGTGAAGGACTTCAACCTGGAAACCGAAGACGGGGAGTTCGTGGTCTTTGTGGGGCCTTCGGGCTGCGGCAAGACCACCACCTTGCGCATGATCGCCGGCCTCGAGGAGGTCTCCGAGGGCCGCATCTACATCGGCGACCGCCTGGTGAACGACGTGCCTCCCAAGGACCGGGATATCGCCATGGTCTTCCAAAACTACGCCCTTTACCCCCACATGAACGTCTACGAGAACATGGCCTTCGGTCTGCGCCTAAGGCGCTACCCCAAGGACGAGATCGACCGCCGGGTGAAGGAGGCGGCCCGCATCCTCAAGATCGAGCACCTCCTAAACCGCAAGCCCCGGGAGCTTTCCGGCGGCCAGCGGCAGCGGGTGGCCATGGGCCGGGCCATCGTGCGGGAGCCCAAGGTCTTCCTCATGGATGAACCCCTCTCCAACCTGGACGCCAAGCTCCGGGTGGAGATGCGGGCGGAGATCGCCAAGCTGCAAAGGCGGCTTGGGGTCACCACCGTCTACGTGACCCACGACCAGGTGGAGGCCATGACCCTGGGCCACCGCATCGTGGTCATGAAGGACGGGGAGATCCAGCAGGTGGACACCCCCTTAAACCTCTATGACTTCCCCGCCAACCGCTTCGTGGCGGGTTTCATCGGCAGCCCCTCCATGAACTTCATCCGGGCTGGGGTGGAGGTGCAAGGGGAGAGGGTGTATCTGGCGGCCCCGGGCTTCCGGGTCCGGGCCAATCCCGTCCTGGCCCAGGCTCTAAGGCCCTACGGGGGCAAGGAGGTTTGGATGGGCATCCGCCCCGAGCACCTGGGCCTGAAGGGCTACACGGTGATACCCGAAGAGGAAAACGTCATCCGGGGCGAGGTGGAGGTGGCCGAGCCCCTGGGTGCGGAAACAGAGATCCACGTGAGCGTGGACGGCACGGTGTTGGTGGCCAAGGTGGACGGCCACGCCCCGGTGAAACCTGGGGATCGGGTGGAGCTTCTCGCCGACACCTCCCGCCTCCACGCCTTTGACGTGGAAAGCGACGGGACCATTGGCCACGCCCAGGAAAAGGCTACCGTGGCCCGCTAGTTCTGGGAAGGAAGGGGGTGGGGAGAAACCCTCCCCGCCCTTTATCATGGAAGGGTGAGCCGACGGGATAAGCCCTTTATTGGAGGCATTACCAACGGAAACACCAGCAGCAGAACCACCTTGGCTTGCTCCCTGATCCAGGCCTGGGCCCACCAAAGATCCCTGGAGGATCTATGAAACCCCTCCTCAATGCCCTCGTCCTGCTGGCCCTCATCCCCTCCCTCCTGGCCCTAAAACCCCGGCTCCAGGCCGAGCGCCCCGGCCCCGTGGTGCTGGTGGTGGATGCGGAGGCCGTGCGGGAAGAAGCCCGAAGCCAAGGGAAAAGTCTTCGGGAGGTGCTCGCGGCTTACCGGGCCTTGGGAATCGAGGGTGTGGCCTTCCCGGAGCGTTTTGTAAAGGACTGGGTGGGCCAAGGGGCACTCCTCTACCGGGGTGGGAGAGAGCTTTTGGAGGCAGGCCTTCCCGCTAAACCCGGCTGGTTCTACCTCAAGGGGGAGCCCTGGCTCGTAAGCCATCTGGCCACAGCCTATGACCTGCCTGCCGAGCGGCTTGGCCCTTGGCTGGGATTCCCCTTGGATGTCCAGGCCTTCCCCGCCTTTTATCCCCTGGAGGAGATCCGGGCCGCCAAGGAGGCAGGCTTCTTTGTGGTGGTGCGCCCCATCAACCAGCGCTACCGGCGCCTGGACCCCTCCTTGCCCATCGTTCCCCCGCAGGCGGATGCGGTGGTCTTCGCGGGCCTCGAGGCCCTGGGCTATCCCCACCGCCTGGAGGAGGCCAAGAACCTGGTCCCGGTTCCCGTGGCCCTCATCGAGGGGACTCCCCAGCCGGGGCTTAGCGCCTACTGGGAAAAGGGCATCCTTAGGCTTTTCAGCCTCCGATACGAGTGGCAGCTCACCCTAACCCCCGAGGAGGCCGCGGACAAGTACGTGCTGGCCGCCCGGGAACGGGGCCACCAGCTCCTCTACCTTCGGCCCTACCCCTACCGCCAGGACACGGAGCGTTTCCTCAAGCGGATCCGGGAGGGCCTCGAGGCCAGCCACATCCCCCTGGGCCAGCCCCGGGTCCGTGGATTCACCCCAAGCCCCCTTCGCCATGCCGCCTGGGTGGGGGTAGCCTCGGGGCTAGGCCTCCTGGCCCTGGGGTTACCCATCTACGGGCCGTGGGTGGCCTTCCTTCTCCTTCTCCTGGCCCTGGGCTATGCGGGGAGCCAAGCGGGGGCCCTTCTCGCCGCCTTGGTCTTCCCCGTGCTGGGGTTTCTCGGCCCCAGGAACGGGCTTTGGATGTGGCTCCGTACCCTGGGTTACGCCCTGGCCGGGGCCATCTTCCTTTCCGCCTTGGGCTCCACCTCGGCCACGGTCATGGGACTTCAGGCCTTTAAGGGGGTTTCCCTCACCCTTCTGGTGCCCCCCCTCCTGGTAGCCCTAACTTTCCTGGAAAGGGATTTTAAAGGCGCCCTCACCCGCCTTTTCCTCCACCCCTTGCGCCTGGGAGAGGTGGCCTTGGCGGGGCTTGCCCTCCTTCTCCTGGCCCTGGCCCTTCTGCGCCGGGGCAATGATGCCCCCATAGTTCCCGAGCTGGAGCTCAAGCTGAGAAGCCTGCTCCAGGATGTCATGGTGCGCCCCCGCTTCAAGGAGGTCTTCGGCCACGCCCTTTTCCCCCTGGCCCTCCTCCTTCCCTGGCCCAGGTGGGTGCAAAACGGCCTCCTCTTCCTGGCCGCCCTGGGGGTGGCCTCCATCCTGAACACCTTCAGCCACTTCCACACCCCCCTTCCCATTTCCTCCTTCCGGGTGATGAACGGGGCTCTCTTGGGCCTCCTCCTAGGGCTCCTCGGGGTTATGCTGGTAAGGAGGCTTCGGGCATGGTGGTTGGGGTAGCGGGGTACTATGGGTTCAAGAACGCGGGGGACGAGGCCATCCTCGAGGCCATCGCCCGGGAGCTTAAGGCTCGGGGGCACCAGGTCCTGGCCCTTTCCGGCGACCCCAAGCAGACCGCCAAGGAGCACGGCATCCGGGCCGCCCACAGGCTCAATCCCCTAGCCCTCCTCCAGGCGAACCTCTGGCTTTTGGGCGGGGGCGGGCTTTTGCAGGACGCCACCAGCTCGCTAAGCCTTCTCTACTACCTGTCCGTGCTCCGGGCCGCGCGTTTTTTCCGCAAGAAGGTGGTGGTCTTCAACCAGTCCCTAGGCCCCCTTTCCCCTTGGGGAGAAAAGCAGGTGGTGCGGGCCCTAAGAGGGGTATCCCTGATCCTTCGCGACCAGGATTCCTTTGAATACGCGAAGCGCCTGGGCCTATCCCCCACCCTGGGTGCCGACCCCGCCCTCCTCCTTACCCCACCCCCGGTAAAGCGGGAGGAGGACCTGGTCCTCGTGATTCCCCGAGCCGGGGTGAACCCTGAGGCCCTAAGAAACCTCTACATCACCGCCAACCATCTATTCCACGAGGGGAAAAGGGTGCTGGTCCTACTTCTCCAGCCCGGCTACGACGACGAGGCAGGCAAGGTGTTCTACCCGCACCGAATCGAGGCCACCTCGGACCCCAGGCGGGTCCTTTACCTGGCCGCCCAGGCGGGGTACGTGATCTCCATGCGCCTGCACGGCCTTATCCTGGCGGCAGCCGCGGGCACCCCCTTCGCTGCCCTTTCCTACGACCCCAAGGTGGCCGCCTTCGCCAAGGAAACCGGGGCCTACTACCAGGAGCTTCCGGGTGATCCCATTAAGCTTTCCAAGGCCGCCATGTATGGCCGCTACCCCGACTGGGAAAAGGTGGCCGCCCTAAAGGAGAGGGCCCGGCAAAGCTTTGACCTGGCCTTGGGCGAGGCCAGCCCCGTCAAAAAACCCCACGGGCGCGGCTGAGCCGGCCCTTCAACCCCTCGGCGAAAGCCTGGAGGTCGGAAAGCGCTTCCTCCACCCCCTGTCTGAGCAGGAACTCCCCTGGGGAGAGGCGCTTGAGCAGGAGAAAGGGGGGCTGGGAAAGCACCTCCACCCCCTGGCGCACCACCTCGGGGATAAGGCCCTCCTCCAGGGCTTCCGCCTCCAAGTCCGCCAGCAAAAACACCTCCCCCATGGACCTGCGGGAGAGCAAAAGGAGGAAGGCGGCGAAGGCCCCGCGCTCGGAAAGCTCCGCCACCAGCCGGTCCTCCAGGGACTCCACCGCCTCGAGGTCCACGAACCCTTCCCTTAGCAGATCCTCCAGGTCCAAAGGGGAAAGGGGAAAGCGGGCCTTGAGGCGCACCAGGCGGCTCACCGCCTCCGGGGAAAGGTATCCTACCCCTTCCGGCACCCCCTCCTTTTGGGACTCCGGGGCCAGGATGGCCACGTAAGCCCCTTGCTGTCGGAAGGATTTAAGCAGGGCTGGCTCCCCTTCCCCTGAACGCAGCAGGACCAAACGCACCTCACGGCGCCCCAAGGGGGCTTTGTACACCCAAGGCGGGCCTCCCTCCAGGAGGAAGCCCAGCCGCCTTAACTCCTCGGTAACCCCTGGGGGCTCCAAGGCCCTTTGCGGCTCGTTGGGGAAAAGAACCTCTCTGGGATAGGGAGTAACCCGCACCCGCCTTTTTTCCGGCTTGGGATCCCCCATCTCCTTGGGGTCCTTCCCGGAACTGGCCGGCCTGGCTTCCCGCTTCTCGGGTGGGGCCGCTTCCCTGGACTCCGCCTGTCCCAGCCGGGGCAGGCCCCTGGGAGCGGCCTTAAGTTCCACCTCCTCCCCGCGGAAGTGGAGGAGGATGGTTTCGTTCACCGCCAGGCGGCGTTTCTGATAGTAGGGCAAAAGCCCCCGCACCACCCCCTGTTTCCAATCCACCTCCCCCTCGTACACCTCCCCATCCTCGTCCACGAAGCGCACCCGCTCCTTGCCAAGGAGGTGCTGACGGAGGGAAACGGTTAAGGCCATGGTGCCCGTTTGAATACAGGTGCTGGTCAACACATACCGTGCGGTCATATCACCTCCCGAGGTCCACCAAGGGACGGGGAATCCCTGCAGTGAGCATATAATACACCTCATAGGCCACGGCAAGGGTGCGCTCCACATCCCCCATGGCCCGGTGGGCTTCCCTAGGAGGAAGCTCCAAGACTTGGGAAAGAGCGTCCAGGCCGTAGCGCTTGAGACCGGGCATGGCCCTTTTGGCCAGGCGGATGGTGTCCACCACCGGGTTCTCCAGGGCATAGCCCATGCCCTCCAAGGCGGGCCGCAAGAATCCCAGGTCAAAGCTGGCGTTCTGGATCACCAAGGTGGCCCCTTGCAAAAGGGGGTAAGCCTGCTGCAACACCTCCTCGAGGGAAGGGGCCCCTTCCAGCTCAAAGGCGCGAATCCCGGTAAGCTTCTCAATAAAGGGGCTGGGAGGGCGGCTTGGGCGTACCAGGCTCTGAAAGCTCCTCCGCTCTCCCCCTTCCAGCCGCACCAGGCCCAGCTCGATCACCTCGTTGAGGCCAGGGGAAAGCCCCGTGGTCTCCAGGTCCAGGACCACCACCGCCTCCTTGGGATGGGGAAAAGGGTAGTGCCATTCCCAAAGCCCCACCTCCTCCCCCAAGAGGAAACGCCCGTCCAAAAGGGGCCGCACCACCGGCTCCACTGGCCCCCTGAGGCCCAGGGCCTCCCCCAGGACGGGAAGGGGCAAGGGCCTGCCCTCGGCCCGAAGCCTTCGCGCCAGGCGGGTAGCCAGGCGGTGGCGGAAGAAGGCATCCACTAGAAAGCCTCGCCTAAAGGGGTACGAAGGAAAGCCCGGTCCGTAGCCCTTTCAAAAGCCAGGGCCACCTGCAGGAGGAGCTCATCCCTACCCCGGGGGGCGAAAAGCTGGAGGCCCAGGGGAAGGCCATCCTCAAAACCCGCGGGGAAGGACAAGGCGGGAAGGCCCGTGAGGTTTGCCCCCACGGTGTAGAGGTCCTCCCGGTACATGGCCAGGGGATCGGGCCTCCCCCCCAAGGGAAAGGCCGGGTGGGGGGTAGTGGGAAGAAGGAGGAGGTCCACCTCTTGGAAAAGGGCCTGGGCCTCCGCCTTAAGCCGCCTGCGGAAGGCCTGGGCCCGGCCGTAATAGGCCTCGTAGTAGCCACTGGAGAGCACGAAGGTGCCCACCAGAATGCGGCGTTTAACCTCGAGGCCAAACCGGGCCCGGGTTTCCTCCACCACCCGCCAAAGCTCCTCCCCCTCAGCCCGGAAACCGTAAAGGGTCCCGTCGTAGCGGGCCAGGTTGGAGCTGGCCTCTGCGGGAGCCAGGATGTAGTAGGCGTTGAGGGCCAGGGGCAGGGAGGGCCAGGAAACCTCCTTGACGGAAAACCCAAGATCCTGGAAAACCGCCAAGGCCTCCTCCAAAGCTCCCTCCACCCCGGGGCTGTTCCCGGAAAGCCCCTCCCGGACCACCCCAAGCCTTAGAGGGGGCAGGGGCGCTTCCAGAGCCTCCTGGAACCGGGGCTTAAGGTCCAGGCTGGTGGCGTCCAAAGGATCCGGGCCGGAGATGGCGTCCATGAGGAGGGCCAGGTCCTGCACCGAGCGGGCCATGGGACCGATCTGGTCCAGGCTGGAGGCGTAGGCGATGAGGCCATAGCGGCTTACCCGGCCGTAGGTGGGTTTCAGGCCGTAAATCCCACAAAAGGCCGCGGGCTGACGCACGCTTCCCCCCGTGTCCGAGCCCAGGGCCAAAGGGGCCAGATCCGCCGCCACCGCCACCGCACTCCCCCCGCTGGACCCGCCGGGCACCCGGGTAGGGTCAAAGGGATTCCTGCTGGGGAAGAAGGCGGAGTGCTCGGTGGAGGAACCCATTCCGAACTCATCCAGGTTGGTCTTGCCTATGACCAGTGCGCCAAGGGCCTTTAACCGGGCCACCGCCGTGGCCTCATAAGGGGGTAGAAAACCCTCCAAAAGCCGGCTTCCCGCAGTGGTTCGCATCCCCTTGGTGACGATGTTGTCCTTGACGGCCACGGGAAGCCCGGCAAGGGGAAGGCTTGGGTCCAGGGTACGGGCCTCCTCCACTACCCCCTCGTTTACGGTAAGGAACGCTCCCAGTCCTGGGTCCAAGGAGCGGATCCGCTCCAGGTAAACCCGGGCCACCTCCAGGGGGGATACCTCCCCTTGCGCCACCTTGGCGCGGATCTCGTGGGCCAACATGCCCCTACTATAGCCGGAAGTGAAGGTTAAGCCAGTCGCGAAACCCCAGGTAGGCCTCCTCCCCACCCCTCGGCAAGTAGGTGACGTGGCCCGGCTCGTGCCGGAACCAGGTGTACTGCCTTTTGGCGTAGGCCTTCACCGCCTGGATATCCCGGGCCAGGGCTTCCTCTAGACTGTACTCCCCCCTCAGGTACCCCACCACCTCCTTGTAGCCAATGGCCTGCAGGGCGGTAGGCATGGTGGGGTACCGCTGCAAAAGGGCCTTTACCTCCTCCACCAAGCCCCGGGCGAACTGGCGCTTGGCCCTTTCCTCCAGCTTGGGGAAGAGCCAACCGCGCTCAGGCCAGAGGACCAGCTTCCTGTAGGCAAACCGGGGCGGGCGAGGGGGAAAGCGGGCAGGGGGGATTCCCGTGCGCCTCACCACCTCCAAGGCCCGCACCAGCCGCCTGGGGTTTTTATCCACCCGCAGGGCATCCTCCGGGCTAACCCGAGCAAGCTCGGCCACCAAGGCCTCCAGACCCCTTTCCGCAAGCTCCCGCCAAAGGGCTTCCTGCACCTCAGGATCCGGTGGCGGCAGGGTGGGAAGCCCCTGGGAAAGGGCCCGGATGTAGTACCCCGTCCCCCCCACCACCAAAGGGATGCCTCCCCGGGCCAGGATATCGGCGATGGCCGTTTCCGCCAGCTCCACCCACCGCACCACGCTCAGGGCCTCCGAGGGATCCAGGATGTCCACCAGGTGGTGGGGCACCCTCCGCCTCTCCTCCAGGGTGGGCTTGTCCGTGCCGATATCCAGACCCCGATAGACCATGGTGGCGTCGGCGGATACCACCTCGAGGGGAAGCTCCTCCCCCAGTTTCAACGCCAGGAGGGTCTTTCCGCTTCCCGTGGGACCCGCCAGGACGGGGATCGTCTCCACATCCCTTATGCTAAGGGCATGCTGGAGCGCCCAGACCGCCTGGAAACCCTGCGTAAGCTAAAGGAGCTGCAAGACCGCATCGCCCAGCTGGCCTACCAGCTCACCGGGGAGGAACCCGCCGCCTGGACCCCCAGGGTGGACCTCCTGGAGGACGAGGAGCACTATATCCTGTTGGTGGACCTGCCCGGCGTGCGCCCTGAGGACCTGGAGCTTCTGGAGGAGGGAAGCCGCATCACCCTGGCGGGCATCCGCCACCCCCTGCCCGGGGTCTATTTGCTGGAAGAAAGACCCATGGGCACCTT
The genomic region above belongs to Thermus caldifontis and contains:
- a CDS encoding ABC transporter ATP-binding protein — translated: MAKVRLEHVWKRFGKVVAVKDFNLETEDGEFVVFVGPSGCGKTTTLRMIAGLEEVSEGRIYIGDRLVNDVPPKDRDIAMVFQNYALYPHMNVYENMAFGLRLRRYPKDEIDRRVKEAARILKIEHLLNRKPRELSGGQRQRVAMGRAIVREPKVFLMDEPLSNLDAKLRVEMRAEIAKLQRRLGVTTVYVTHDQVEAMTLGHRIVVMKDGEIQQVDTPLNLYDFPANRFVAGFIGSPSMNFIRAGVEVQGERVYLAAPGFRVRANPVLAQALRPYGGKEVWMGIRPEHLGLKGYTVIPEEENVIRGEVEVAEPLGAETEIHVSVDGTVLVAKVDGHAPVKPGDRVELLADTSRLHAFDVESDGTIGHAQEKATVAR
- a CDS encoding DUF5693 family protein; this translates as MKPLLNALVLLALIPSLLALKPRLQAERPGPVVLVVDAEAVREEARSQGKSLREVLAAYRALGIEGVAFPERFVKDWVGQGALLYRGGRELLEAGLPAKPGWFYLKGEPWLVSHLATAYDLPAERLGPWLGFPLDVQAFPAFYPLEEIRAAKEAGFFVVVRPINQRYRRLDPSLPIVPPQADAVVFAGLEALGYPHRLEEAKNLVPVPVALIEGTPQPGLSAYWEKGILRLFSLRYEWQLTLTPEEAADKYVLAARERGHQLLYLRPYPYRQDTERFLKRIREGLEASHIPLGQPRVRGFTPSPLRHAAWVGVASGLGLLALGLPIYGPWVAFLLLLLALGYAGSQAGALLAALVFPVLGFLGPRNGLWMWLRTLGYALAGAIFLSALGSTSATVMGLQAFKGVSLTLLVPPLLVALTFLERDFKGALTRLFLHPLRLGEVALAGLALLLLALALLRRGNDAPIVPELELKLRSLLQDVMVRPRFKEVFGHALFPLALLLPWPRWVQNGLLFLAALGVASILNTFSHFHTPLPISSFRVMNGALLGLLLGLLGVMLVRRLRAWWLG
- the csaB gene encoding polysaccharide pyruvyl transferase CsaB is translated as MVVGVAGYYGFKNAGDEAILEAIARELKARGHQVLALSGDPKQTAKEHGIRAAHRLNPLALLQANLWLLGGGGLLQDATSSLSLLYYLSVLRAARFFRKKVVVFNQSLGPLSPWGEKQVVRALRGVSLILRDQDSFEYAKRLGLSPTLGADPALLLTPPPVKREEDLVLVIPRAGVNPEALRNLYITANHLFHEGKRVLVLLLQPGYDDEAGKVFYPHRIEATSDPRRVLYLAAQAGYVISMRLHGLILAAAAGTPFAALSYDPKVAAFAKETGAYYQELPGDPIKLSKAAMYGRYPDWEKVAALKERARQSFDLALGEASPVKKPHGRG
- a CDS encoding 3'-5' exonuclease, coding for MDAFFRHRLATRLARRLRAEGRPLPLPVLGEALGLRGPVEPVVRPLLDGRFLLGEEVGLWEWHYPFPHPKEAVVVLDLETTGLSPGLNEVIELGLVRLEGGERRSFQSLVRPSRPPSPFIEKLTGIRAFELEGAPSLEEVLQQAYPLLQGATLVIQNASFDLGFLRPALEGMGYALENPVVDTIRLAKRAMPGLKRYGLDALSQVLELPPREAHRAMGDVERTLAVAYEVYYMLTAGIPRPLVDLGR
- the gatA gene encoding Asp-tRNA(Asn)/Glu-tRNA(Gln) amidotransferase subunit GatA — encoded protein: MLAHEIRAKVAQGEVSPLEVARVYLERIRSLDPGLGAFLTVNEGVVEEARTLDPSLPLAGLPVAVKDNIVTKGMRTTAGSRLLEGFLPPYEATAVARLKALGALVIGKTNLDEFGMGSSTEHSAFFPSRNPFDPTRVPGGSSGGSAVAVAADLAPLALGSDTGGSVRQPAAFCGIYGLKPTYGRVSRYGLIAYASSLDQIGPMARSVQDLALLMDAISGPDPLDATSLDLKPRFQEALEAPLPPLRLGVVREGLSGNSPGVEGALEEALAVFQDLGFSVKEVSWPSLPLALNAYYILAPAEASSNLARYDGTLYGFRAEGEELWRVVEETRARFGLEVKRRILVGTFVLSSGYYEAYYGRAQAFRRRLKAEAQALFQEVDLLLLPTTPHPAFPLGGRPDPLAMYREDLYTVGANLTGLPALSFPAGFEDGLPLGLQLFAPRGRDELLLQVALAFERATDRAFLRTPLGEAF
- the miaA gene encoding tRNA (adenosine(37)-N6)-dimethylallyltransferase MiaA, which translates into the protein METIPVLAGPTGSGKTLLALKLGEELPLEVVSADATMVYRGLDIGTDKPTLEERRRVPHHLVDILDPSEALSVVRWVELAETAIADILARGGIPLVVGGTGYYIRALSQGLPTLPPPDPEVQEALWRELAERGLEALVAELARVSPEDALRVDKNPRRLVRALEVVRRTGIPPARFPPRPPRFAYRKLVLWPERGWLFPKLEERAKRQFARGLVEEVKALLQRYPTMPTALQAIGYKEVVGYLRGEYSLEEALARDIQAVKAYAKRQYTWFRHEPGHVTYLPRGGEEAYLGFRDWLNLHFRL
- a CDS encoding Hsp20/alpha crystallin family protein — encoded protein: MLERPDRLETLRKLKELQDRIAQLAYQLTGEEPAAWTPRVDLLEDEEHYILLVDLPGVRPEDLELLEEGSRITLAGIRHPLPGVYLLEERPMGTFRRTLDLPGPVEEGTAQASLRQGVLEVRFKKRKGAPLPLSQ